In the genome of Montipora foliosa isolate CH-2021 chromosome 3, ASM3666993v2, whole genome shotgun sequence, one region contains:
- the LOC137995118 gene encoding uncharacterized protein, with translation MPHKPVIKESAVTTKVRMVFDASAKLYPLANSINDCMFTGPPLQPLLWDIMVRARMSTNLLLGDIEKAFLQIGVKEKDRDAFRFLYNVKGEERHLRFMRVPFGVEASPFVLGATLQNHLQQQGTEFEDTVKALKENSYVDNLMQMGGDQEQLVKFKKESTEILENARFPVHKWESNIGSLESENMPNPSKILGHTWNKEEDTLEFPAKPFAEDQPVTKRTILSYLGAIYDPLGIVSPTVAQGKHIYRQACDEKKGWNAEVSSQLRDEWFKWTKQLKTVEIPRSVATLIGEITGVHLHLFADASNLACCAAAVAVVEQQGGMSKGLLTSKSRISKRKTSIARLELVSGHMAANMAKNLHGALQRWPISSTTIWMDSMVALYWLTNPAKAWKVFVANRVRKITEATSEIGITWKYVPTDMNLADLGSRGATIAKMERGNWLTGPNWLLD, from the coding sequence ATGCCACATAAACCAGTTATCAAGGAGAGTGCAGTAACTACAAAGGTCCGCATGGTATTTGACGCCAGCGCTAAGCTCTACCCGTTGGCCAACAGCATCAATGATTGTATGTTCACTGGCCCCCCATTGCAGCCACTGCTCTGGGACATTATGGTGAGAGCACGCATGTCTACAAACCTACTCCTTGGTGACATCGAGAAAGCGTTTCTGCAGATAGGtgttaaagaaaaagacagagATGCTTTCAGATTTCTCTATAATGTCAAAGGAGAAGAGCGGCATCTGAGGTTCATGCGAGTACCTTTTGGAGTGGAAGCCAGTCCTTTTGTGTTAGGAGCCACTCTGCAGAATCACCTTCAGCAGCAAGGAACAGAATTTGAAGACACAGTCAAAGCACTGAAGGAGAACAGCTATGTCGACAACCTTATGCAGATGGGAGGAGATCAGGAGCAGCTGGTGAAATTTAAAAAGGAGAGCACTGAAATCCTCGAAAATGCTAGGTTTCCAGTTCATAAGTGGGAATCAAATATTGGATCTCTGGAGAGCGAGAACATGCCGAACCCTAGTAAGATTCTGGGACACACATGGAACAAGGAAGAAGACACTCTAGAGTTCCCAGCAAAGCCTTTCGCTGAAGATCAACCTGTGACTAAGCGGACTATCCTCAGCTACTTGGGAGCTATCTATGATCCGCTCGGGATAGTCTCACCCACTGTGGCGCAAGGGAAGCATATCTATCGACAAGCCTGTGATGAGAAGAAGGGGTGGAATGCAGAGGTCTCCAGCCAGTTGAGAGATGAGTGGTTTAAATGGACAAAGCAACTTAAGACTGTTGAGATACCCAGAAGCGTGGCCACTTTGATTGGAGAGATTACGGGAGTGCATCTTCATCTCTTTGCAGATGCTAGTAACCTAGCATGCTGTGCAGCGGCAGTTGCAGTTGTGGAACAACAAGGGGGTATGTCTAAGGGTCTGCTAACTTCGAAGTCGCGAATATCAAAGAGAAAAACTTCTATAGCGAGACTAGAACTTGTCAGCGGCCATATGGCGGCAAACATGGCAAAGAACCTGCATGGTGCTCTGCAACGTTGGCCCATCAGTTCTACTACCATTTGGATGGACAGCATGGTGGCGCTGTATTGGCTGACTAATCCCGCAAAGGCATGGAAAGTGTTTGTGGCCAACAGAGTGAGAAAGATAACAGAAGCCACCAGTGAGATTGGGATTACTTGGAAGTACGTTCCAACGGATATGAATTTGGCAGACCTTGGAAGTAGAGGGGCGACCATTGCGAAGATGGAGAGAGGAAACTGGCTGACTGGCCCTAACTGGCTATTGGATTAA
- the LOC137995117 gene encoding uncharacterized protein: MRVTAWMLRFISNCKARRNKLKRRSGPLVTEEITTARTYWVRRVQRADQASLQSPGWKLVEDEDTGVLKCEGRVKGYRPTYLPGGLLAEKVVAHVHNQIMHLGVANTMASVRESWWILKLRARVKKTIKRCNVCKVFSTRPYEAPPKSALPEYRTEGSRPFEVTGVDFAGPLSYRVGKEELGKYSIIIFTCASSRAVHLEVTRTQTADEFQKKLNAFISRRTRPRVIIPDNAGVFKTTADWIRAIRKSEKIQNYLAREEIRWQFNLARSPWWGGFYERLIKEIKKTLHKTLGRSTLSYEAMESVVMDIERNLNNRPLTYVEAEGEEEVLTPNVIMWGRDAYPIEDIELIEDDKEKLTKMNKRLEEAKAHAWRRWKREYIHSLMEGHRLNKKEGGTPVVGEVVLVVGDEKNRREWKKGKVTRLIQGKDGVVRGVILLHKGHTIERPLQLVCPLEIRGADHGVHLQEGRRDEVHPTN, translated from the coding sequence ATGAGGGTGACGGCTTGGATGTTGAGGTTCATCAGTAACTGCAAAGCAAGAAGAAACAAGTTGAAGAGAAGATCGGGTCCATTAGTAACCGAAGAGATAACTACTGCGAGAACCTATTGGGTGAGAAGAGTTCAGAGAGCAGACCAAGCAAGTTTACAATCGCCAGGATGGAAGCTAGTAGAAGATGAAGACACAGGCGTTCTCAAGTGTGAAGGCAGAGTTAAAGGATACAGGCCCACGTACCTTCCAGGGGGATTGCTGGCTGAGAAGGTCGTTGCTCATGTACACAATCAGATAATGCATCTTGGTGTTGCTAATACGATGGCAAGTGTAAGAGAGAGTTGGTGGATTCTGAAGTTGAGAGCAAGAGTCAAGAAGACGATCAAAAGGTGCAATGTCTGCAAAGTATTCTCCACCAGGCCGTACGAAGCACCACCAAAGAGCGCCCTGCCGGAATATAGGACAGAGGGGAGTAGACCGTTTGAGGTCACCGGAGTAGACTTTGCCGGACCTTTGAGTTACAGGGTTGGCAAGGAAGAACTAGGAAAGTACTCAATAATCATCTTCACGTGCGCGAGTTCAAGAGCAGTCCATTTAGAAGTAACAAGGACACAAACGGCTGACGAATTCCAGAAGAAACTGAACGCGTTCATCTCGCGCCGAACGAGGCCTCGTGTAATCATCCCAGACAATGCCGGAGTCTTCAAGACCACAGCTGACTGGATCAGAGCTATCAGGAAGAGCGAGAAGATACAGAACTACTTAGCGAGAGAGGAAATTCGTTGGCAGTTTAACCTTGCGAGATCCCCTTGGTGGGGAGGGTTCTATGAGAGactgatcaaagaaataaagaagACTTTGCACAAGACGCTAGGGCGGTCAACACTTTCGTATGAAGCAATGGAATCGGTCGTGATGGACATAGAAAGGAACTTGAACAATCGCCCCCTGACTTACGTGGAGGCggagggagaagaagaggtgCTTACACCAAACGTGATCATGTGGGGTCGTGATGCTTACCCAATCGAAGACATTGAACTTATCGAAGATGATAAGGAGAAGCTGACGAAGATGAATAAGAGATTGGAAGAAGCTAAGGCCCATGCATGGAGACGATGGAAGAGAGAATACATCCACAGTCTAATGGAAGGTCACCGTCTAAACAAGAAAGAGGGAGGTACACCCGTAGTCGGAGAAGTTGTTCTTGTCGTTGGAGACGAAAAGAACCGTAGAGAGTGGAAGAAAGGGAAGGTGACGCGCCTTATTCAAGGCAAGGATGGTGTTGTTAGAGGTGTGATTTTGTTGCATAAGGGACACACTATTGAGAGACCTCTACAGCTAGTTTGTCCATTGGAGATACGAGGAGCGGATCACGGTGTTCACCTGCAAGAGGGGAGGAGAGACGAAGTGCATCCGACGAACTAG